A portion of the Lolium rigidum isolate FL_2022 chromosome 1, APGP_CSIRO_Lrig_0.1, whole genome shotgun sequence genome contains these proteins:
- the LOC124690792 gene encoding vacuolar protein sorting-associated protein 13-like, giving the protein MFEGVVSQVLAGLLGRYVKGIQKEQLKIGIWNEEILLENVELILEAFDYLQLPFALKTGRIGKLSIKIPWKKLGWDPIIIVIEDVFVCACPREDSEWGSESLDKRELAGKLAKLNAIELAKFSRRVTDNQTGQSLLSYMSAKILDNIQVSIRNVHIIYAESHKDQVFMFMSYVLFLWIE; this is encoded by the exons atgttcgAGGGGGTGGTGAGCCAGGTGCTCGCCGGCCTGCTCGGCCGCTACGTCAAGGGCATCCAGAAGGAGCAGCTGAAGATCGGCATCTGGAACG AGGAAATCCTACTGGAAAACGTGGAGCTCATTCTGGAAGCCTTCGACTACCTGCAGCTGCCGTTCGCGCTTAAGACCG GACGAATTGGGAAGCTAAGCATAAAGATTCCGTGGAAGAAACTCGGGTGGGACCCTATCATTATCGTCATCGAAGATGTGTTCGTGTGTGCGTGTCCACGGGAGGATTCCGAG TGGGGATCCGAGTCTCTTGATAAGAGGGAACTGGCTGGGAAATTGGCCAAACTTAATgcaatagagcttgctaaattttccAGGAGAGTCACAG ATAACCAAACGGGACAATCACTTCTATCTTACATGTCAGCAAAG ATACTGGACAACATCCAAGTTTCCATACGAAATGTTCACATCATATATGCTGAATCCCACAAAGATCAGGTATTCATGTTTATGTCGTACGTTCTTTTTCTGTGGATTGAGTGA